The segment TCACAAGCCATATcatgaacaaaacacaaacacaagcaagcatacactcaaacacacacacatttcccacACAAAGTTAACAATAAACATGCAGAAGGTAATAGCGGGGAAAAAGCAGCAAGATAAATTTCAGATAACCTGATGTGTCACTTTCACCGAATCCACAGCCAAACAAAAAGCCAATAACAAGaattgaaataaaaaaagaaaacttagAGGCAAGATGAACACACAAAATGTACAGCACATAGGACCCTGAACTCAAAAAAGCCATTTTTAGTCTTGAACCTCTATGCGTCTTTCCACCACAGTGATGATATTGTAACAGCCATCATTCATTTTCTTTTCCAAACAATCAGAAAGGAGAACGTTAGCCTTAATAGTGTCTGGCAGTTACACTCTTCTCGTCCACCTGGCAAATGTGATAAATACTTTTCTCATAGAGatctctttcatttttttctcagcCCATAAACCTTTAAGGCCATCCTTAATTGAGCCTGAAGTTGACTCTTtgaagacttcgcaaagtctatTTACAGAAAACTCAGTGCCAAATCTTGGTTCAGTAACCTTCGTTGAGGTTAACTTTGCAAAGCTGACTTTGCCAAATTAAATATCAGGCTTTACATCAGACATACATGTCTGCTCAATACGTCTAAATGTGACTCATCGTAACCTGTGCCCAGGCGCAAAAACAGCCGTACATGTGGGAATACTGTCCTCATATCAGGTGCCAGCAACAAAAATCAAGGCACAGAAGCAGAACGGAAAACAGACGTATGATGTGAGCCTTGAAGCATAAGACATAAGTAACATTGTGTCGCATAAACATATTCCATAACCTGTTCAGGAAGTAATCAACTTCAACCATTCCTACAAAAAAATGTATCCAATATTGCCACTCACACTCAAACAACTAGTTACTGAAATCACACTGTCGTTTTCAGCATTTCAAATCAGATGAGAATACAAGATTTTGTTGATTTGATTGCTACATGTACCACGCATCTATACACGATTAATATAAAGAATAAATGCATCGTATTATCCTTTTTTTGACATGTAATGTAAATAGAAGTTCAACGCTAGTCCTGCTCTTCTTACTTCACACACTGACTGCAGCCTCTACCTTTTATCATTCAAAGTGTCGTAAATGAGTGATGTTCAAACAACAAGATGGAACAGAGGGAGAGCTTCATACACAAACTTAGTGCTTGCCAATCAAACCAGTTGATTCTCTTCATCACCTCCACTCTTCTGCTGCCTACTTAATTTTGAGAGGATAAATataaaacacagacaccaaTGTTGTTCCCAGGCCCAGTCTTCCGTCCTTTACGCATACAATTTTGATCTGACGCATTGGTCCGATAATTTTGACATGTAGGACTACTAGGAGGTCGTCTGACAAAACAACTATAGACATGACATTTGGACCCATACATAATCtgaatccaggtccaactgacctattgtcctcccgagtctgggaacaacactgagaTAGTGATGTAACACAATATGAATGGAACAGAAGGCGAAGATTAAAGTCACTGAAAACCTTTGGCGCAAGACGCACAGTAGGCAAGCTTAACACCTTTATTTGGGTTTCCACCTAAGACTACAGCTATCACTACTACGGCTGCTCACGGCTTCCACTGAAGAAAAGCAAAAGTCATGGAAATTTCCGGAGGAAGGCAGAAAACTATGAAATTTACATTCAAAATGGGGTAATTTGATGCAAATTTCAGCACATTTCTGTTACCGTACTCAATTTTACATTTCTGTGGAAATCTGTGAATAATTAGAAAGCAAAGCCCTGCCGTTGTAAGTCTACTGTCTTTGTGTGCTTAGCTGAAGTTTGAAATGCTAATCATGGCCATGCAATCAACCCCTGCGCTCTATCCTATCTTCTACATCTACCTACAATCTATAAACTGtctgaattttgttttgtacTGGCCGTAAAGCTCTGATTCAGttatgacaaaaacaaacatcgtAGTGCGGCAGAATGCAAACTCTAAGTAACATTCCAAAGACGCGATATTTTATGAACACAGCAAGCAGGCACATCTTTCAAAGTAAAGCTGACAGGCAAAATCATGGAAGCTGGTTTGGAAAACATGTCAATGCTCGTTCTGGTACGTACACACAAAGGTCGTACATGTATATCAAAATAGTAGGAATGAGGGATAATTGTTTTAGAAAAAACCGCATCATAGACACCTCATACGAAAGGTAATGTTCACAGGTTTGCAAACACACAACGCTATCCtaaaaattgagagaaaaaaatctccATCTGCATGCTGATTCAAACGGTTCATGCATTTTACGCACACTTGAACAAAGATAACCCTGCTGTGtgaaaccaacaacaaaatcaaagtcTCTGAACCAATTCACCATAAACACAATATATGATGGTAACATAACAAGAACAGTCTACATTGTGAGAATCAAACAGGGTTGGGTTGGAGTGCTGGGTGCGATTACACTGACTGTGCAATGAAGCGTGTTTGTCCAAGACACTGAATGAccgagtgatttgaatttttttcacatttttttttatcaaaggaCTGTTACTCCAATTCAgcacaacaaatacacaaaacagCAATTACAAAATGACTCTTTCCATGTTTTTGAATGCTTTCACACATACAGATCAACACACAGAGACTCAAATGCACACTCTTAGTCTTACAAAAAACATTAAGACAGCTGAATCATTTCTTCACACTCGTCAAGCAAAAGCGCCAGGCagaaccaaacacacacaacgcacCTCTATACCGACACTGCTACCAACACCTTGTTTGTGTTTATCAAGTCAGATGTACGCTGATTTAACCCCCACCAACCGGCTTAACTGAAGAAAATACACACCAATACCCAGactagaaagaaaaaaaaaggtcttcaaaagtttaaacaagaaatagACCTGCTGCGCCTAATCTACCATTTCTTTCTTGCGCTCACACTTTCTCTGCCATTCAAGCATTAGCATACACGCACTTATACACCTCCAACCGCACAGCCCatttaaataataatgataaaaaaGACTGGTGTGCTGTTACAATGAACGAAACAAAAATTCGGTCATTAGTTCCAAATGCAGAAGAAGCTCACTATATAATTATTTAGCCGGGGGAAAAAAAATTTATCAAGGATTTTCTTTGCCTTTTGGTTGTCATCCAAAACTTCCAAGCCTGGTACAATTGAAATATGACCGTATACAGAATTATCAGAGAAAAGCTTAGATTCACATACACAATCTCACCCTGTTAAAAAGAGCACATCCCTAGTTGTACACATGCAAGACATTAGGATAGTGCTTAATGAGTGATGGGGCTGTAATACTCGTCTTCTGAAGCAAATCATGCAACTCTTCAAGTGGTCTACATGTATTGCTCTATTTGTAACCACGCGTCACACATCCTTACAAATAAACACAAAGCAGCAATTCAGTGCGTCCACACGTGCAGGGGTTAGCACAATGCCTGGAACTTCAACTGACTGATAAACAGCAGCATAACCTGCAAAAACTGTTGTGAAGCAAACAGTACCCAAACCCAAACAGTTTCAAACACATTGTGGTTAGTACTGTAGTAGTCACTTTCAAACCCAGCAACTTCAAATAACACGTCAAAGAACAATCAGAAAAATTTCTGTGTGGACTTACTAATTCATTCCTAAACAAGCTCAAACAATACTAAGAAGGGATGGAGGGGGttgccagggggggggggggggggggttgaggaaTATCTCACACAATGATTCTTCAATCTATTCATTCAAGCCTGACTGACATTGTCACATGCTAACAACAtgcaaaaaactaaaacaaaaacaaaagcctAGAACCTAGTGTTACCACTTCTTTTTATGCTCGTCCATGCTGACACCACCCGGCCCGTACGCTACCACCAGCAACAACCCACCGATCACCGACAGGGTTTGGAAAAAGTCATATTTCAAAAAGTCTCTCATGGGGCGGTAGTCGGGGATATTCCAGAAAGCGTTGAAGTAGAAGTTGAGGCCGGTCAGCCACAGCACCAGGACCAGCGCCGACAGCTTGGTCTTGTAACCGATGGCGATGAGGAGGATGAGAGCCGTGCCCACAAGGTTCATGACAATCTGCAGGAAGCTGGCCTCGAAGCGCAACAGGGTGAGGAACATGAGCACCAGGAGGATGCGACCGCTCAGCTGCATGTACTGCTTGGGGTTGTTCTCGCCCATGGAGGGCAGGCCGGCGAACAGACTCTTCCCCTCCGCCTTGTTCTCCGCCAGCAGCAGCAGGACACCTCCGGCCAGGGCCAGGTTACGCATCAAAAACTTCAGGTCCCACAAAATGCTGTAGGCGATAGTCTGAAATCAAAACAAAGACGCTTGTTATGCTGGCGTCACAAAATGCTGAACGCGATAGTCTGAAATCAAAACAAAGACGCTTGTTATGCTGGCGTCACAAAATGCTGAACGCGATAGTCTGAAATCAAAACAAAGACGCTTGTTATGCTGGCGTCACAAAATGCTGAACGCGATAgtctcaaatcaaaacaaagacGCTTGTTATGCTGGCGTCACAAAATGCTGAACGCGATAgtctcaaatcaaaacaaagacGCTTGTTATGCTGGCGTCACAAAATGCTGAACGCGATAGTCTGAAATCAAAACAAAGACGCTTGTTATGCTGGCGTCACAAAATGCTGAACGCGATAGTCTGAAATCAAAACAAAGACGCTTGTTATGCTGGCGTCACAAAATGCTGAACGCGATAGTCTGAAATCAAAACAAAGACGCTTGTTATGCTGGCGTCACAAAATGCTGAACGCGATAGTCTGAAATCAAAACAAAGACGCTTGTTATGCTGGCGTCACAAAATGCTGAACGCGATAGTCTGAAATCAAAACAAAGACGCTTGTTATGCTGGCGTCACAAAATGCTGAACGCGATAGTCTGAAATCAAAACAAAGAAGCTTGTTACCCTGTCTTCACAAAATGCTGTATGCGAGTCTGAAATCAAAACTAAGACGTTTGTTATGCTGGCTTCACAAAATTATGTACAGTACAGGATGgcacagtcacaagatgcacaTTTTTGGCCTGATGTgtatgaatcaaaaaacaagaaaggtaggttgttggaacgtttgtaattgacaaaacaatacattcacagatatttcgacccaacgatCTTGTAAGTGAACagataaacaaatattcatttTGGAaggttggcagtctctttgtttttggatctgATGTGTATGACTAAGCATTCTGGTTGCCTTTCTCACCTAGAATTCCTCTAAAcatgtatctgtatctgtgacAATACATTGAAAAACCACTTCTGGCATTTGATCGTCCATGCTGACATGTTGTGTGGAAGTCATACACTGAGCACCCATCACTTTAAAAACTTTTGGGAAAAAAACAGTGTAACGGTTTTAAcagctctctcactctctctctcgcacactaACATTTTACCTCTCTCCAAAACACCCCTAAACATGTCAATGTTCTGGAAGTCATACACTGAGCACCCATCACTTTGTAGACTGAactttttgagagaaaaaaaccagtgtAATAGttctaaggccaacaaaaaaaaaaaaaagtctgtttacggtaacccgaccgaccctatttttttcgcgcgacgctagacttttttttaggcatttgggaaaaaaaaaaaaatcttttggttgtttttttgcaaaataacgtaaaaatatggtttttgggaaaaaaacaaaaaacaaaaatcccgacctaccgaccctatttttttggcctatgttaccgtaaacatacctattttttttgtttggcctaacagCTCTCACTAAGCACTTCCCTCTctcaaaagggtctttcctggcaaaattgcttaggcacagttaacaattgtctacctatacccgtgtgacttggaataataggccgtgaaaggtaaatatgcgccgaaatggctgcaatctactggccgtataaaatttcatctcacacggcatcactgcagagcgcctagaactgtacccacggaatatgcgcgatataagactcattgattgatcaCCTtccccgtctctgtctctcttgcaCACAAACATTTTATCTCTCtccaaaacacgcacacacactctctctcatgACTGTCTTTTACCTGCAAAGCGATGATGGAGAAGAGTAGACCACAGGCGATGGGCACTTTCTGCCGACTGAGGACCATGACGCATCCAACAATCTGACCCACCAGGTTAGTGAGCACGAACAGAGTGGCCAGAACGTAACCGCAGCCCCATGACGCATTCATATAGTCCCTCTGTTCATTCCACTGTGTGTACATGCGGATGCCATCCTCGAAGAAAGTGCTGATGAGGCAGAAGCGAGCGATGTGGGGCAGGACATGTTTGGAGTGACGCAGCACCTGTGCAATAGATTGTAAACAATAAGTTACATGTATtcaatattcttcttcttcttcttcccacTTTGTAGGCTTAAACTCCCACATATTCAAATTTCTAAAAAGTCGTCCTCAACAtacagggtttagcctgggagaaaaagattatgggacatttgtccccctcaaccaaattccgatgggacatagtcgaaggcaagaagcgcaaacgaggcctgtacgcgttttgaccaaagatgcaaaatggtgcaatatggtgccatctgagaattagccgctatatcgtgttatctgtgtgtgtgtgtgtgtgtgatccgatgtaaagtgtacatttggtggcgcagtggtacatAATCTgaatgcgccctttgacacactgaagggaattgtgatgggatattttcagatttaatgcgccaatagcaaagggcgcactagtaaatgaaaccctgacaTATACGACTGTTTTCTACCCCACCATTAGGCAGCCATACCCTGTTTTCAGAGGTACAGGGTATTTTTTGTCTTTCCATGaaccaccaaactctgacattgaTCATGGGATCTTGTTGAATGGGGCTCAGACATTCTCAGACCTTGGGCCATGGagaagacacacacaagcacaagatcaagtatgcagggaaaagatcatgtaatccatgtctgaGTTCGGCGGGTTACACTTACAGAAATACAAAATTACCCAGCATGCATACCCCGAAAAGTGTGGAGAAAAAACacacgatcatacacgtaaaaacacatGACTGTtcatgggagttgcagcccgTGAGCACAGAAGAATGGGTATTGTGTAGTCCCTCAGTACCTTCTTTCTTTTACGTTCATGGGCTACAAgtgcaactcccacgtacattcACCAGCATGGACAATTTGAATGCATGCATCAACAAACTTGATGCACTTAAAAAAGGGTTCAGTCCCTTAAAGTTGTAGTATGTGGTTTTTTTCCATGGGACTAACTTTTGGAAATGCCAAGCGCGAAAGCTTAAATcctaacagtaacaacaactGCCAAGATTCTTCGCCCAAGATAATgaggctaccagtaagttcgccACAGTAGTCCGAGCGCGGCTGTTATGTAATGGTAATACAACcttgcacctcccccccccctctctctctctctccctctctctattgtttattctcagtctctctctctttctttctctctcgctccctctctctctttctttctctctcgctccctctttCAGACTACAGGCTGTTGAGAACtgctcaatgagtagatctcgggttttaaaataacaacgcTCGGACTGTGCCGTGTCAGTGAAAACTGCTCAGTTGAGAACtgctcaatgagtagatctcgcgttttaaaataacaacgctcgcagggcctcacatccacgtcggacatcggacatatgaggatatttttttcaaatgtcctatacatttttcatgcaggaggacaaatgtcctattgtttttgtcacaaagtggtcaatgtccgattattctatcatttgatccagacatcgtcagtacttctcaatttacagtagtttgaatgctatttatgctattttatcgatgtatTGCGAAGCAATGTGCAGCAGACGAAATTAGACACTTTGTGCCTATAGTACCAAAGAGTTTCCAAGGCTCGCAACTCGGAAGGCTCGAAGCCAgttgagagttgcctcccttcgcgctttccccgaaaataacaaacatgccgcctaaacgaaatctgatcccagaaaagggacagaagaaattacacttcaagtccctttcctcatcatctgtcagtagcacggaaactgagcttcctccagccccagagcagttagagcccgatcgcccaggtgagaatgtcgatcgcgatagtcaaacatcggagccgaagaaagacactaccccctccctcacccccacgcGTAACTTCGTCTCAAGCTGGGCGACATCATTCCCGTGTGTGTCGCATGACCCAGAGAGGAAACTTATGTTTTGCACCTCATGTCAGCACACAGGGAAGTCCAACACTTTTACCGTTGGCTGTTCGAACTTTTGCAAATCGGCCCTTACCGATCATCAAGAAACCAAAAACTATGCTGTTAGTGTGCAAGTGCCATCTCtccagagagacaaggagatagTTGAAACCCGACagctgacaaaacaagaaaaggggGCAGCTGTGGCAGTCAAAGCTGCTCACTTTTTGCCAAGCaaagtatttttgttcttttaccctcgtgccaagaaactagtcaagtttaattatatttacgttttgttacgggaaacaaatgtcctattgatttgtttttgttcaggacaaatgtcctatcacttttacattggccaggacatttgtcctatgctacctctcatggatgtgaggccctgcgCTCGGACTGTGCCGTGTCAGTGAAAACTGCTCAGTTGagaactctctctccctctctctctgtctctctccctctctctctctaaaaaatgtgaatcttgaatctctcccacaaatcaaacatctcATAAGCTCTAAGCATAAACAGCCGCCCACCCTGCCGGTAACTTCGTCAcccgtgacgaatctaccgtgtgacgaacttactggtagcggATAATGAGCTGTACCTGACCATTGAACAAGTTTGACCTACTGACACATGTGAATTACATCTGGACAGGCAGTGGCATAgtgtaaaacaaaagaaagcaCTTAACTGAACTTACACAATATTCTTAATAATTATACAATGACAAGACACTGGCTTACAGTTACACTGTAAACGTCAAACAGTAAAACACGTTATGCTTTGTAAAGTATACAGACAGGGACCGGAAAAGAAACAAAGCGAATCAGAAGTCATGAGGGAGCAGTATGGTGGGGCAAAGGGTCAAACTGACAGCGACACTGACAGAGCGAAGCACTGAAGGATGAGGTGGCCCTCTCTCAGTTTCACTCGGTTGAACTCTGGATAGATGACAATCTGGAAAGACCCTGTGGCCAGTATGTGAATGAAAGATGCAAGCTCAAATCACGTCAAGGATCTGCATTTTAGATATAAGTTGTGTCTGATAATAACGTCAACAGAACCAGCTTCTACTTTTGTTAAGTTAGGTGTTTTTTAACTATTAAAACCAAACACATGGGATTTTTTGAGTGAGTGATGTGTGTGAACTCAAGGGCTTCTTATCAAAACACGCATGTTCGCATACGTACTATCTTTACTATCGAATAAAAGGCAAGCAAATGTGATCAAGAAGAAACCTACCTGATCTGCGACATCCTCAGCTTTGTCCATTAATTCGTTTTGCTTCGGCATTTTGAAGAATTGGCCGAAATCCACCGGCAATCCAGCCACGTACTTGTCTGCAAGCCTGTAAGCGGAAGTAGCGGAAGTCGAAAAAGGTAACAGCCGGGTGCTTCCCAATCAAAGATCAAATGTTTTCGATTGAAAAACGGAAATGCAATACAAGCTGTAAATCTACCCGCATAAAAAAATATGTATCCTTTTTGGATTACTTAAAATTTGACATTAATTTTCATTCCACTGACAGCAAAGAAAAATTGATCGTTCTACGTCTACTTTTACAGGGGG is part of the Littorina saxatilis isolate snail1 linkage group LG15, US_GU_Lsax_2.0, whole genome shotgun sequence genome and harbors:
- the LOC138949133 gene encoding surfeit locus protein 4-like, whose product is MPKQNELMDKAEDVADQVLRHSKHVLPHIARFCLISTFFEDGIRMYTQWNEQRDYMNASWGCGYVLATLFVLTNLVGQIVGCVMVLSRQKVPIACGLLFSIIALQTIAYSILWDLKFLMRNLALAGGVLLLLAENKAEGKSLFAGLPSMGENNPKQYMQLSGRILLVLMFLTLLRFEASFLQIVMNLVGTALILLIAIGYKTKLSALVLVLWLTGLNFYFNAFWNIPDYRPMRDFLKYDFFQTLSVIGGLLLVVAYGPGGVSMDEHKKKW